Proteins encoded within one genomic window of Panicum virgatum strain AP13 chromosome 1N, P.virgatum_v5, whole genome shotgun sequence:
- the LOC120656318 gene encoding ultraviolet-B receptor UVR8-like — protein MQCPMDAAASGTSPVMQCHSIADESTSHSSPLPMVLERSQRHCYGDGTPGEFPLAVSPSIVLHVLSACDLDPKDLAALEATCTFFSKPANFAPNFALSLPELAAFDMCQKKTMFKLMTQEEKDRLKQQCGGSWKHVLRYILVREKNCSRVIAGPGHSIVITTSGDVYSFGANCSGQLGLGDSEDRFKPCLIRSLQGIRITQAAVGSRRTMLVSDTGRVYAFGKDSFRGAETVEPAHTTQITITTPKIVESLKDVFVVQAVIGGYFSAVLSREGRVYTFSWGKSERLGHNSEPSDVEPRLLSELEDVPVAYISAGNCYLLMLAYQPNGMSVYSVGCGLGGKLGHGCKNNEGMPKLIEHFQSLSFKPVSISAGTWHAAALGADGLVCTWGWGHTGCLGHGDEEYKAVPTVVEGLRNVKPVHLSTGEYTTFVVTDNGDVYSCGSGESLNLAFQGDDDEAEEEVPDCSTPSIVESLKALNKKVAQVCPTNASYWLNSEMGHPHTFAVMESGELCAFGGGARGQLGVKLLEGVEKVSVPMHVPINLS, from the exons ATGCAGTGCCCCATGGACGCTGCTGCTAGTGGGACCTCACCAGTGATGCAATGCCATAGCATTGCTGATGAGTCGACCTCCCATTCATCTCCTTTGCCAATGGTTCTGGAACGTTCTCAGCGCCACTGCTATGGAGATGGAACCCCGGGTGAATTCCCCCTTGCTGTGAGCCCCTCCATTGTCCTCCATGTGCTTTCGGCCTGTGATCTGGACCCAAAAGATCTCGCCGCTCTGGAG GCTACATGTACATTTTTCAGTAAACCTGCAAATTTCGCACCCAACTTTGCATTGTCGCTTCCAGAGCTAGCAGCATTTGATATGTGCCAAAAAAAGACCATGTTTAAGCTGATGACTCAAGAAGAAAAGGATCGTCTGAAACAACAGTGTGGAGGCTCCTGGAAGCATGTTCTTAGGTACATTTTGGTTAGAGAGAAGAATTGCTCTCGGGTCATTGCTGGGCCAGGCCATAGTATAGTTATAACAACAAGTGGAGATGTATATTCGTTTGGGGCGAACTGCTCCGGTCAGCTTGGCCTCGGGGATTCAGAAGACCGGTTCAAGCCATGTCTTATCAG GTCTCTACAAGGAATCAGAATCACACAAGCTGCAGTTGGATCAAGACGGACTATGCTTGTGAGTGACACAGGAAGGGTCTATGCATTTGGCAAGGATAGTTTCaggggtgctgaaacagttgaGCCTGCTCATACTACTCAGATAACAATTACAACTCCTAAGATAGTGGAGTCACTGAAGGATGTGTTTGTAGTTCAAGCTGTTATAGGGGGTTACTTCTCTGCAGTTCTATCTAGAGAGGGACGAGTTTACACTTTCTCATGGGGCAAAAGCGAGAGGCTTGGCCATAATTCGGAACCTTCAGATGTGGAGCCTCGTCTTCTCTCTGAACTTGAGGATGTCCCTGTTGCATATATCTCTGCAGGAAATTGCTACCTCCTCATGTTGGCATACCAACCAAATGGAAT GTCTGTGTATTCTGTAGGGTGTGGTTTAGGGGGCAAGCTTGGGCATGGGTGCAAAAATAATGAGGGCATGCCCAAGTTGATCGAACACTTTCAGTCCTTGAGCTTTAAGCCAGTTTCAATATCAGCTGGCACTTGGCATGCCGCTGCCCTTGGCGCTGACGGACTTGTGTGCACCTGGGGTTGGGGACACACTGGTTGTTTGGGGCATGGTGATGAGGAATACAAGGCTGTTCCCACAGTGGTAGAAGGATTACGCAACGTGAAGCCCGTTCATCTCTCCACTGGTGAATACACGACCTTTGTCGTCACAGATAACGGGGATGTGTACTCCTGTGGATCCGGCGAATCCTTGAATTTAGCTTTTCAG GGGGATGACgatgaggcggaggaggaggttcCAGATTGCTCAACCCCGAGCATCGTTGAGTCGCTCAAGGCGCTGAACAAGAAGGTCGCGCAGGTCTGCCCGACGAATGCCTCCTACTGGCTGAACTCGGAGATGGGGCACCCGCACACATTTGCGGTGATGGAGTCCGGCGAGCTGTGCGCGTTTGGGGGAGGGGCCAGAGGCCAGCTCGGCGTGAAGCTCCTTGAGGGCGTGGAGAAAGTGAGCGTCCCGATGCATGTTCCAATTAACCTCAGCTGA
- the LOC120656319 gene encoding putative disease resistance protein RGA1: MAGVGEALVSAVLKEVLRKLGSAVGEQVTARWNLRQDMESIKSTLELVQAVLRDAERRSAREEAVSLWLKMLKNAAYDISDMFDDFEVKLSQGMISSAIAKFTMGRKLKNLREKLTNIAAQRSQFGFMLHTCSTDHEEIKKRETTSKINRATIVGRQKEKVEIVTLLASNREQKTLVIPIFGFGGIGKTTLAKLVFNDDQMQKFDLRAWVYVSPHFDLKMIGKSIISQIKGQVEGLHDLQSVSNSLEEIMCGRSCLIVLDDLWENSCSQLTDLLQMLSNFKKESMVRIIVTTRTEEVARKIGTVTPYRLEPLSDDQCWALFKNISFLSGCTLGEDEKNVMENIGRDIANKCQGVPMAAQALGFMLRNTSVEEWENVRDSDIWSGSSTTDDVLPSLKLSYYQMSPYLKLCFSYCSVFPKGFEINRGNLIQQWISLGFIPPSPEKHITLEKVGENYVNELLGMSFIQYSRLTSLSTREDTKNSMLLRMHDLMHDLGRSVIGDELLLVDGEKEYNSSNHNYRYALVLNHEAQMAVCNDEPAKLRALHFSECPEIQLSLLSKSLRILDLGKCPKGNLPASIGKLKQLRYLSAPDMLHEKVPEHVTSLPKLIHLNMSGSIKISTLPDSVEKLRNLLHVDLSGCCNLCSLPESLGDLMNLSHLNLSNCSLLNTLPKSVGKLRSLLHLDLCGCSGLCSLPESFGELVNLSYLDLKNCYDLSSLPKSFGRLCGLQYLNLSGCLKLNLKVDIETVCCLTKLQYLNLSHCPSLMHIPESVNNLKNLHTLDLSRCDWIERFPKRLCGMASLKFVLIQGCSPWLQQRVRESQFKNDMLTLPKFIVERTASGVSSNISLLQTVRPGELEIECLENVTSIEEAAAVNLADKSVLVKLVLAWTPTVGRVVEDEGLLRELKPPGNLKILKVQGYMGTSFSGWIMNMASCLLHLVCIEMVDLPRCEHLPPFGQLQNLEQLTLKRMPIFRKLGTEFCGGSGAFQKLREFTLIDLETLEEWVTKVSANGEFMFPNLHKLEICRCPRLRLKPCLPRAIEWRIQASDEIIATKYAAGSSFSLTLSKLHVADCHLQPKRWALFEYLPALEILEISNYQNEKLPDSLVFLVLLRSLKIDSDNNLEQLCDWLVFLSAISSDQGLAVFPSPNLTALENLEISRNDESQSWCKMQGRWTFQNVKNKPTTFFERELANIRKKGDQSLISYISAVKQLADTLTAFGHTLRHEEIIRLILKHRLGLEDRTVIMSITRRCDDITLNDLYAHLRHVDGSSLSDKSQVSDDIEFTDFDNESYHGSDCMDQQITLR, encoded by the exons ATGGCCGGAGTCGGGGAGGCGCTTGTGTCCGCGGTGCTCAAGGAGGTGCTGCGCAAGCTGGGGTCCGCCGTCGGGGAGCAGGTCACGGCGCGATGGAATCTGAGGCAAGACATGGAGAGCATCAAGAGCACGCTGGAGCTGGTGCAGGCAGTGCTCAGGGATGCCGAGAGGCGGTCCGCGAGGGAGGAAGCAGTCAGCCTCTGGCTCAAGATGCTCAAGAACGCCGCCTACGACATCTCTGACATGTTCGACGACTTTGAGGTCAAACTGTCGCAG GGGATGATCTCTAGCGCTATTGCCAAGTTTACTATGGGTAGAAAGCTGAAGAATTTGAGGGAAAAGTTAACAAACATAGCAGCACAGCGGTCACAGTTCGGATTCATGCTACACACATGTTCAACAGACCATGAAGAGATCAAGAAGAGAGAAACAACATCAAAGATCAATAGAGCAACTATCGTCGGAAGGCAGAAAGAGAAAGTGGAGATAGTAACACTGCTAGCATCAAATCGTGAACAGAAAACGTTGGTAATCCCCATTTTTGGGTTtgggggcattggtaagaccacaCTAGCTAAATTGGTTTTCAATGATGACCAGATGCAAAAGTTTGATTTGCGAGCATGGGTTTATGTGTCTCCACATTTTGATCTAAAAATGATCGGCAAAAGTATTATTTCACAAATCAAAGGACAGGTTGAGGGTTTACATGACCTACAGTCTGTAAGTAATTCTCTTGAAGAGATAATGTGCGGTAGAAGCTGCCTGATTGTTTTGGATGACCTATGGGAGAACAGCTGTTCTCAGCTAACTGATTTATTGCAAATGCTAAGCAACTTTAAGAAGGAAAGCATGGTTAGAATTATTGTAACAACACGAACTGAAGAAGTTGCAAGGAAGATAGGTACAGTTACACCATACAGGCTGGAGCCATTGTCTGATGATCAGTGCTGGGCattgttcaaaaatatttcttttctaTCTGGTTGCACGTTaggagaagatgaaaagaatGTAATGGAAAACATTGGGAGGGATATTGCAAACAAGTGTCAAGGAGTGCCAATGGCAGCGCAAGCTCTTgggtttatgttgcgcaacacatCTGTTGAAGAGTGGGAAAATGTGAGGGATAGTGACATTTGGAGTGGTTCCTCTACCACAGATGATGTGCTGCCGTCGCTGAAGCTTAGTTATTATCAGATGTCTCCTTACTTGAAGCTATGCTTTTCCTATTGCTCAGTATTTCCTAAAGGTTTTGAAATAAACCGGGGTAATCTAATTCAACAATGGATATCTCTTGGGTTCATCCCACCCAGCCCAGAAAAGCACATAAcacttgagaaggttggagaaaaCTATGTAAATGAGCTTTTGGGAATGTCGTTTATCCAATACTCAAGGCTAACTTCCTTG AGTACAAGGGAGGACACAAAGAACTCTATGCTGCTTAGAATGCACGACTTGATGCATGATCTCGGTAGATCTGTTATCGGTGATGAATTACTTCTCGTGGATGGTGAAAAGGAATACAATTCTAGCAATCACAACTACCGATATGCATTGGTACTGAATCATGAGGCTCAAATGGCTGTCTGCAATGATGAACCTGCTAAATTAAGAGCTCTGCATTTTTCTGAATGTCCTGAAATTCAACTGTCCTTGCTTAGTAAATCGTTGCGTATCTTGGATTTAGGCAAGTGTCCCAAAGGAAACTTACCAGCATCTATTGGGAAATTGAAGCAGCTGAGGTACCTTAGTGCTCCTGATATGCTACATGAAAAGGTTCCCGAGCATGTCACTAGCCTTCCGAAGCTAATCCACTTGAATATGAGTGGCTCTATCAAAATCTCAACGCTGCCAGACTCGGTAGAAAAACTCAGAAACTTGCTACATGTAGACTTATCTGGGTGCTGTAACCTCTGTTCATTGCCAGAATCATTAGGTGACTTGATGAACCTCTCACATCTAAACCTCTCAAATTGTTCTCTCCTCAATACTTTGCCCAAGTCAGTGGGAAAACTCAGAAGCTTGCTACATCTAGATCTTTGTGGTTGTAGTGGCCTTTGTTCATTGCCAGAATCATTTGGCGAGCTGGTAAATTTATCATATTTGGATCTGAAAAATTGTTATGATCTTAGTTCTTTGCCCAAGTCTTTTGGAAGGCTATGTGGACTTCAGTATTTGAACTTGTCAGGTTGCttgaaactaaatctaaaggTTGATATTGAGACTGTCTGTTGTCTTACTAAGCTACAGTACCTAAACCTGTCCCATTGTCCGAGTCTCATGCATATACCTGAATCTGTCAACAATCTAAAAAATCTCCATACTTTAGATCTCTCTAGATGTGACTGGATTGAGAGATTTCCAAAAAGACTATGCGGGATGGCCAGCCTCAAGTTTGTGCTAATACAAGGATGCTCACCCTGGCTGCAACAGCGTGTTAGGGAGTCTCAGTTTAAGAATGATATGCTAACATTACCCAAGTTTATCGTTGAAAGAACAGCTTCAGGCGTGTCCAGCAATATTTCCCTCCTCCAAACTGTACGTCCTGGAGAGCTTGAAATCGAATGCCTTGAAAATGTGACTAGTATCGAAGAAGCAGCTGCAGTAAATTTGGCAGACAAATCAGTACTTGTCAAACTGGTATTGGCGTGGACACCAACAGTTGGCCGTGTTGTGGAGGATGAGGGCTTACTCCGAGAACTCAAGCCTCCTGGAAATCTAAAGATTTTAAAAGTACAAGGCTACATGGGAACTTCCTTTTCTGGATGGATTATGAACATGGCATCATGTCTACTGCATCTTGTTTGCATTGAGATGGTAGATTTACCGAGATGTGAGCATTTACCGCCATTTGGCCAATTACAAAATCTAGAGCAATTGACTCTAAAGAGAATGCCTATCTTCAGGAAATTGGGAACTGAATTTTGTGGGGGAAGTGGAGCATTTCAGAAATTAAGAGAGTTCACACTGATAGATCTTGAAACTCTGGAGGAATGGGTCACCAAGGTTTCAGCAAATGGTGAGTTCATGTTCCCCAATCTTCACAAGCTGGAAATTTGTCGCTGCCCTAGACTAAGGTTGAAACCATGTCTTCCTAGAGCAATTGAGTGGAGAATTCAGGCGAGCGATGAAATTATAGCAACTAAATATGCTGCGGGCTCATCATTCTCTTTGACGCTATCAAAACTGCATGTTGCAGACTGCCACCTTCAACCCAAAAGATGGGCACTGTTCGAATACCTCCCTGCTCTTGAGATACTGGAAATTTCAAACTATCAAAATGAAAAACTGCCAGACAGCTTGGTTTTCTTGGTATTACTGCGGTCACTGAAGATAGACTCCGATAACAATCTAGAACAACTATGCGATTGGTTAGTATTTCTTTCTGCAATTTCTAGTGACCAGGGGCTCGCGGTTTTCCCATCACCGAACCTTACTGCATTGGAGAATTTGGAAATCAGTCGTAATGATGAATCACAAAGCTGGTGCAAGATGCAGGGTAGATGGACCTTTCAGAACGTCAAAAACAAG CCGACAACTTTCTTTGAACGAGAATTAGCCAATATCCGGAAGAAGGGAGATCAATCCCTCATCAGCTATATCAGTGCGGTCAAGCAGCTCGCCGACACCTTAACTGCCTTTGGGCATACCCTTCGTCATGAGGAAATCATCCGGCTCATCCTCAAGCACCGCCTCGGTTTGGAGGACCGCACCGTCATCATGTCAATCACCAGGCGGTGCGATGACATCACACTGAACGATCTCTATGCTCATCTGAGACATGTGGACGGATCTTCACTCTCTGACAAGAGTCAGGTCTCTGACGACATTGAGTTCACTGACTTTGACAATGAAAGCTACCACGGATCAGATTGCATGGATCAACAGATTACATTAAGGTAA
- the LOC120656320 gene encoding BAG family molecular chaperone regulator 1-like, giving the protein MIKLRYSKRLFKRSPSSKQAAACGGGGGNGSAAGAGGGAGEIEWEVRPGGMLVQKRDGKGGEEVIVVRVSTGYSWHDVSIGATSTFGELKLMLSMVTGLEPREQRLLFRGKEREDSDHLHMVGVRDKDKVLLLEDPALKDMKLRALAAQVVQSPCQPFIQV; this is encoded by the exons ATGATCAAGCTGAGGTACTCCAAGAGGCTCTTCAAGAGGAGCCCCTCCTCGAAGCAGGCGGccgcttgcggcggcggcggcggcaatggcagcgcggccggcgccggcgggggtgcCGGGGAGATTGAGTGGGAGGTGAGGCCGGGCGGGATGCTGGTGCAGAAGAGGGATGGCaagggcggcgaggaggtgatCGTGGTCAGGGTGTCCACCGGCTACTCCTGGCATGATGTGTCCATCGGAGCCACCTCCACTTTTG GGGAGCTGAAGCTAATGCTGTCCATGGTGACTGGTCTGGAGCCCAGGGAGCAGAGGCTGCTATTCAGGGGCAAGGAGAGGGAGGACTCAGACCACCTCCACATGGTCGGGGTGAGGGACAAGGACAAGGTGCTTCTTCTCGAGGACCCTGCCCTCAAGGACATGAAGCTCCGGGCCCTCGCAGCCCAAGTCGTGCAGAGCCCGTGCCAGCCTTTTATCCAAGTGTAG